From the Theobroma cacao cultivar B97-61/B2 chromosome 2, Criollo_cocoa_genome_V2, whole genome shotgun sequence genome, one window contains:
- the LOC18609006 gene encoding uncharacterized mitochondrial protein AtMg00810: MCKAVSTPLCTGAKFSVADGAKKANGQLYRSIIGSLLYLAATRPNIMFATSLLSRFMQNPSEVHFIAVKRILKYVKGTVNFGLIYMKQNSSQLLGFSDSDWAGFLDDSKSTRDFCFSFGSVVFGWSSKKQQVVTQSTAEAEYIACAAAADHALWLRKLLDELGFK, encoded by the coding sequence ATGTGCAAGGCAGTGAGTACTCCATTGTGCACTGGTGCTAAGTTTAGTGTAGCAGATGGTGCTAAGAAGGCTAATGGACAGTTATATAGAAGCATTATTGGTTCCTTACTCTATTTAGCAGCCACCAGGCCAAATATAATGTTTGCAACAAGCTTGCTGTCAAGGTTCATGCAGAATCCTTCAGAAGTACATTTTATTgctgttaaaagaattttaaagtatGTCAAAGGAACTGTGAATTTTGGACTGATATACATGAAACAGAATAGCAGTCAGCTGTTAGGTTTCTCTGATAGTGACTGGGCTGGGTTTTTGGATGATTCAAAAAGCACAagagatttttgtttttcatttggaAGTGTTGTGTTTGGTTGGAGTTCCAAGAAACAACAGGTAGTAACTCAATCAACAGCTGAGGCAGAGTACATAGCTTGTGCTGCAGCTGCCGACCATGCTTTGTGGTTAAGGAAACTACTAGATGAGTTGGGATTTAAATAG